Below is a window of Diaminobutyricibacter sp. McL0608 DNA.
CGGACGGATGACTTCGTCGACACGGTCAAGCGACTCTCCCAGACCCTGGCGCCGGCGGAGGAGTATCCGCTGCTCGCCCAGTGGATGCAGTCGCCGACCATCCGCTCCGAGCAGGAGCAGTTGGAGCGCGCCGTCGACTACCTCCTGGCCGGCATCGCGGGTCGCATCCCTGCCCGCTGAAACCGCGGCACGTCAGAAGACGAGCCTTCCGACCAGGAAGCTGACGACCAGGGTGCCGACGCCAACGGTGAGTGTGCGTACGATCATCCGCCACGCGGCTGTTCCACCTGATCGCGCAACGATGATCGAGGTGAGCGTCAACGAGACGACGACTGCCAGCAGGATCGCCCAGGCTTCGACGGAGCCGGGCACCAGCACCGTGATGATGAGGGGGATCGCGGCGCCCGCGATGAAAGCGATCCCTGCCCCGGTTCCGCCCAATGCC
It encodes the following:
- a CDS encoding VIT1/CCC1 transporter family protein, yielding MAGDALAAQLESEHGIVEIMSRSAPALGGTGAGIAFIAGAAIPLIITVLVPGSVEAWAILLAVVVSLTLTSIIVARSGGTAAWRMIVRTLTVGVGTLVVSFLVGRLVF